The following proteins come from a genomic window of Candidatus Thiodiazotropha sp. CDECU1:
- the lptF gene encoding LPS export ABC transporter permease LptF, translating into MITLIDRYLLRDVLKALLAILLVLALIMLANSFIKLLKEVASGELSSNLLFQLLGLQMVVYIPRLIPPAFFFAVLYVIGRMYRDSEMVALASCGVGDLRLYRSLIFVVTPIALLTGWLSLYAQPWASRLSAELISTQRGQATELAGISAGRFNEYSQGDLVLYVESIASEERRMRNVFVQQRKAGVLSLVTARQGYQYIDDESGERYLVLEDGARYEGSPGEANYRISEFERYGFRIKGAEGVVAKINRRSLSNQALLNSKSIRDRAEFQVRIAQIFGLLVFALLSLPLSRSMPRQGPFGRLVLAFILYTLYLSLQGVAENWMIDGTTAEWLGIWWVHLMLALIGLLLLIPETHSYRRIHRRLLGGET; encoded by the coding sequence TTGATCACACTGATAGACCGCTACCTATTGAGAGATGTGCTCAAGGCGCTGTTAGCGATTCTGTTGGTGCTCGCCTTGATCATGCTTGCGAATAGCTTCATCAAGCTGCTTAAAGAGGTGGCTTCCGGTGAACTTAGCAGCAATCTGCTTTTCCAGCTGCTCGGTTTACAGATGGTGGTCTATATCCCACGCCTGATACCACCCGCCTTTTTCTTTGCCGTGCTGTATGTGATCGGCAGGATGTATCGTGACAGTGAAATGGTAGCCTTGGCCTCCTGCGGAGTCGGTGATCTTAGACTCTACCGATCCTTGATATTTGTTGTCACTCCAATTGCACTGTTGACTGGCTGGTTATCCCTCTATGCACAACCCTGGGCGAGTCGGCTCAGTGCCGAGCTGATCAGCACACAGCGAGGGCAGGCGACAGAATTGGCAGGGATCAGCGCAGGGCGCTTCAACGAGTACAGTCAGGGTGACCTGGTGCTGTATGTGGAATCGATAGCCAGTGAAGAGAGACGCATGCGCAATGTCTTCGTGCAACAGCGAAAAGCGGGTGTCCTTAGCCTGGTGACGGCAAGGCAGGGTTACCAATATATTGATGATGAGTCGGGTGAGCGATACCTGGTATTGGAAGACGGGGCCAGATATGAGGGTTCCCCGGGGGAGGCGAACTATCGGATCAGTGAGTTCGAACGCTATGGATTCAGGATTAAGGGTGCCGAAGGTGTGGTTGCCAAGATCAACCGGAGATCCCTCTCGAATCAAGCGTTGCTGAATTCCAAGTCGATCAGGGATAGAGCAGAGTTTCAGGTCCGAATCGCACAAATATTCGGACTGCTGGTGTTTGCCTTACTCAGCCTGCCACTCAGCCGATCCATGCCTCGCCAAGGACCCTTTGGCCGCTTGGTATTGGCATTTATCCTCTACACCCTCTATCTGAGCCTGCAGGGGGTGGCGGAGAACTGGATGATCGACGGCACGACAGCAGAGTGGCTGGGTATCTGGTGGGTGCATTTGATGCTGGCGCTAATAGGTCTTTTACTCTTGATACCCGAAACCCACTCCTATCGCAGAATACACCGGAGACTGTTGGGGGGTGAGACATGA